The Cheilinus undulatus linkage group 21, ASM1832078v1, whole genome shotgun sequence region GACTCCTGCCATCGTCGTTACAGCTGCGTGCACTGCCGCGCCCACCTGGCCAACCATGACGATCTGATCTCCAAGGTGAGCTCGCTGTCTGCCTGCTGCCCTACATAGTTAATGATCATTTCACATGGCTTGTAATAACAAAACCCTCATGGCCAGCACATTGTTTAGGAAGTAGCTTAACCGGAAAAACTGCACACACCAGAAATGAAGTCACAGGTTATTTTTGGACATGTTATGTAAAGCAGAAATATTATTATTGATGTAATACTGTGTTTGATTCTTCCTCCATGTCTTCTAGTCTTTCCAGGGCAGCCAGGGCCGAGCCTATCTCTTCAACTCTGTgtgagtattttattttaaactccACTATGAGGATACAGCTGTGGCTGGTTTTATCATAGATTTACAGTCTCGTTTTATGTGTGTTACACGCTTGTCAAAATAGTTAAACTTTATGGTACACCTTGTTTTAAATCGATGCAATCTTTCCTCAAtcccaatcttttttttttttattgtccagTAATacaatttttacatttacatgtaaGGAGGTGGAATGGTACACTTTCACAAGATTATGCATAATCAATCAGTTCTACAAATCTTTGCGTACATAAATCCAAATTCCAGGTCTTTGCTGACATGCATtttctggaattttttttggCTACTCAAGGAGCCAGGAAAAGGAACTTTTTACATCCAAAGAGAAAGTGATacagaaggagagaaaaacagtaataaaaaagggagaaaaaagaataaacagAAATAGTCCAATCAAAACAGAAATGGCAGTTTTCATCTTCCAATTTGCAAAAGACAACAATCATGTAttaagaagaggagaaaaaagacatTATCACTGACAAAATTGCAGAAGCCAGCGCTCCCTCACTGTGCAATGTTTACAAAATCAAGTCCCAGAGGCCTAGCTCATTGCACCCACTTTGTCCAATGCAATTTaaatttttccagttttaaattGACTGAAAAAGTAATCTTTTCCATCCTGTAAATCTCCATTGACACATCTATCCAGTTGTTAATTGTGGGTTCAACAGGTGTCATCCATGTTTTACTAAGAGCCTTCTTACCCGCTGTCAACAAAACAGCAATCAAATAATTATCAATACCTTTTATTTCAGGAGATATATGATTAAGGTATATGGTTTTGAAATCAAAGGGTATTTTGGTCTTTAAAATATCTTGTATTGTTGTATGTATTTCTTTCCAGTACTTCtgtattttttggcatttccaaAAAATATGGAAATGGTTTGCATTTTGACAGCCACATCTCCTCCGACACTGAGAGCTGCCATTGTCATATTTTACTTTCATATGTGGAGTAATAAAGAAACGGATAACATTTTTCCAGCAAAACTTCTTCCATGCTTGAGATTTCGTACTTTTTCATGGAAAGGAACACATATCCTGCCATTCTGTATCCGTTATCTTCAGAGTGCTTTCTTTCTCCCATCTTTCCTTTACATACTTAGTGGAGTTAGTGTTTAGGTTCTGAAGGCTTTTATAGAACTGAGAAATAATACCTCTTATATGCATTCACAAACAACTGGATAAAGGGTTTACTGGCTTCTCTAGTCtctttctttttgattttttggttGTAATAATGTCTTAATTGGAGGTACCTAAAGAAATCTTGCTGTTCCAGAGAGAAGGTCTCCTTGAATGTCTGAAGACACATAACCTCTTCTTTCTGTACAATGTTGCATATAGCTGTTATACCTTTAATTATCCAAGATTTGTATTGTATCTGTTACCTAAGTTATTTGGAGGGAAGTCAGAATCATAAGCGCACCAACTTATGATTTTAATGTCATCATCCAATTTGTGTTCTTTTATCACTTCTTTCCATAACTTCAGGACAGATTTTACCTAGGAATTTTCTAGTCTGTCTATGTAACTCTGCAGGTTTTTAtctgcagtcgtgcataaacctactattcagccccccctaaccaatgctcacaagcagaaacggttgcagtgggcccagaaatacatgaagactcattttcaaacagtcttgttgactgatgagtgccgtgcaaccctggatggtccagatggaggagtagtggatggttggtggatggccaccatgtcccaatgacgccgggacgtcaacaaggagggggcagagtcatgtttgggccggaatcatgaggagagagctgataggcccctttagggtccctgaaggtgtgaaaatgacctcagcaaagtatatagagtttctgactgaccactttcttccatggtacaaaaagaagaaccgtgccttctgtagcaaaatgatcttcaagcatgacaatgctccatctcatgctgcaaagaatccctctgtgtcattggctgctatgggcataaaaggagagaaactcatggtgtggcccccatcctcccctgacctcaaccctgttgagaacctttggagcatcctcaagctaaagatctatgagggtgggaggcagttcacatcaaaacagcagctctgggaggatattctgacatcctccAAAAAatattctagcagaaactctccaaaaactcacaagttcaatggatgcaagaatagtgaaggtgatatcagagaagggctcctatgttaacatggaacttggcctgttcagatgttttggattaaaatagctttgatttcagtaaatatgaccacctaatgctgcaatttctacaaatgaccattttcagttctttacaacctataaaatgttttaaaaagctgttgtgcttaataatgtggaacagtgcattttgaggtttttatttttaaaaagataatttttgtcattatgaagtttgttcaaaaacatttgaattatgctctaatggctgatgacttgaaaaatattctgactgtcatttgcaataatatttaggaaaatctgagaaaaatatcatttgcataataatgtggaacgcggtgtagtgACATCCCAAGTGTTGTATGAAAGCAAAACTTATCAAGAACTACACCTTTCTGAAAACTGatgagataaaataagataGACTTTTATTGGAGGAGATTTGGTCATTACAACAGCTCAACAGGAGGCAGACAACTGTGCTGAATTTAAGCATTTACAAAAAGTTTTATTTCCCAGCCTTGGAGAAAGACGGAggcatgaaattaaaaacatctgaaagctTAAACCTTGGctttaactgtaaataaataCGTTTACCTCTAAAtttcatcaacattttttaaaatcctcagTCAAATCTAAGTGATCAACAACCATCCTCTTCAGACATGTCCCTTATCTACTGAGCCTTGTCCAGTGAGTTTGGCTAAAATCTGTATCTAGTGAATTATGATGCTGTTTGTCTATCACAGTATCACTAATGACCATCCAGATTCCATCAGACCTTAAAGGTAAACATGTGAATGTTGTATCAGGTCTAAAtgggttgttttttaaattaaagaggAAATCAAAGTTAAGAGTGTTTTCATATAAGGCATGATTgtttcatacacacacacacacacgcccCTGCTGGTCTTCTTCCATATTGTTAATATCCCTCCTACCCCGAGCACACGTGTGCATGTACGTACACAGCCTGGTACAGTAGATGGTTGCAAAACTTCCAAGAAGAAAATACTTGTAAGACCCCAAAAACAACTCTTCCTACGTCCTCATCtactcagaggatgaaatgggtcTGTGCTGCGTGGATACGGCGTTTTCTTGAGAGACAGGAGATGTTAAAATCACTTTATACCTCTACTTGCTGACAAGTACCCACTTCTTCAATGTACCACGCCTGAGTACAGATGCATCATGCTCCAGACTGCCTTAAGCAGACTCAGGGATGGTGCAGGACTACGATATGCTGGACTGGATCTGGACTCCAGGGTCCAGTATACTTGCACCCGTAATGAGGAATCACCCTAAATGTTCCTCGTACATCAGTTTAGCATGCCCCATGGACTTTTGGGGAATACATGCTATAGATGGAGGATCTAATGTTGTCATCCATCCTTTTTCTTCACTGACCCTGGGACTGGGTCCTGGTGGCAGCCAGACATCTCCCTCTCCAGCAAaatttccagctcttcctgggggactCCAAGGCGTTTTCACGCCAGATGAGATGTGTAGTCCCTCCGGCTGAGCCCACCCTACTGAGGATCTCAGTTCGACCACGTGAACCTGAGATCTTCTTCTTTGGGTCATCACCCAGAGTTTATGATGAGGGTGAGGGCTGGAACAAAAATCGACCAGTAAATGGAGAGTTTTGCCTTCTTGCTCAGGTCCGTGACGGTACGGTATGTCTGCAGTACTGccaatgctgcaccaatccaccggTCAGTCTCACAGttcattctaccctcacttaaGAACAACATCCCAAAATACTTGAAATCCTTCACTTGGGCCAAAGACACCCTCCCCACCTGAAAGGAAACGATCCTTCATTTTTGGTCTTAATTGCACTAATATGTCTGCAGAATTTCTTGAATGATTTAGATGGTATGCAGGagtttgcatacattttttttcctctttagattTCTACATATTTAAACTGGTTTTCATTTGTCTAAGTTCAGAATAAAGCCATCAGTGTTCTGTGATATTTGATTTTCTGTTATTAAATCTGCTCCTCTATGATCATCGGTGCCTcagaggtttttgtttttggcttttggaaacaaaaaaacatggtgAATCTAAGATCTTCCTTGTTTTCTCTGCATGTAATTTCCTCAAAAGTGCATTTTCCCCTGAAAGCACATTCTCAGTATCAGTGTTTGCACAAAGCACACATTGAATAGATCATTCGATTTGCTTAAGAGTGGACCTTGAAGTTGGCTCAGATCACGTTAGTCACACTCCCACTGGGTTAGTGGGTCACAAATACACAGGCCCTGTGTGATGTGAATCCATTAAATCACTTTAATCCAACTTATAAACTTATTCTTGGAAAGAGAGAGTTCCCTCTACTGTTTTATTTCGCCAGGGAAGCTAAGGTGATAAATACAGTTTGTGTCTTTGATGTTTAAGTTTGAAACATGTTCTTTTGGGAAAATAAGGGATTAAATAACTGGAGTAGGGCTGGGACCAAAAATCATATGTGAATATTTAGCTGAACTCAGAGATAGGAGGTTGTTTTCAGTCGCATGATCCAGTTGCAAAAGTCATATgagggcaggaagtgaagaacagtgAATTATAATTTTACAGAGCATTAGGCCTGACagatattttccttttcaataaGCATACACTATCATGAAAGCTATATGTCCTATCCTTAATCTGGTTTAAAAATCTGAGAGTATATCTCCGACCTGCCTATGTTTCCCAGCCCTTGTGTGAACTTCTCTGTTTTCCCAAGCGGAGCTGCTGTTTGACCGCTCTGTTTACTTTTAGGGTGAACATTGGCTGCGGTCCTGCCGAGGAGAGGCTGCTGCTCACGGGACTTCACGCAGTCGCCGACATCTACTGTGAAAACTGTCACACCACACTGGGCTGGAAATATGTGAGTCGGCCCCCCGTGAATAAAATGCTTAACAGATTTCATGCTCGACAAACAGATTAACACAGATGCCTTCAATGTAGGTCTGTAAGAACAATTCAGCATCAGATTTCACCCTCTGATGGCCCCTGATAGCATTAGTAGCTACACGTGGAACAGGGAGGAATTACATCCAGGGGATTTTTGTTGCCCCGTTTTCCTGCTGAGTGTTGGCCTCTTTAGTTTCAGAAGCCGAATGTGTGTCACTGAAAAACTAAAAGAGTTTTTATGCAGCTTCCTCCATGCAGCATCACTCTACAACTTGTCATTTTACACTTCATGGTGTTCACAGTTTTGTTGTGTAATTGGGTGGTTTGACTCTCACTGAGCCTCTTGCTTTGTTACTCTTTTATTGTAAACCTCATCCTGGTTCTTTCCTGTGTGCCAGATGGACTTAAGCCTGGGGATGCATAGTACTGCAAGATATCAGTAGCAGCAGATGATAGCTCAAAGTTAACTATTGGTATTAATGGATGTAGCATAGTCTGCAAATATGCACAGCAGGTTTATCGGCTACAGCAGCCTTTTCacctgctttttctttttttctgcttttgccatttgtaatttttcccacttgttttccatgttttgccCATTCTCACCCATCTAAGCTGCCTTTTTACATGGAATGCCACCTTTTCCccaattttgtcagttttgtccattttagtctcttttcactcatttttgccatatttttaccattttttgaccaGTCTTTCCACCTGTTACTTGTCTTTTTTGTTatcaatttttaccatttttcaccagtttttgccttgtTTAGCTTG contains the following coding sequences:
- the ypel3 gene encoding protein yippee-like 3 — encoded protein: MVKLTKAKTFQAYLDSCHRRYSCVHCRAHLANHDDLISKSFQGSQGRAYLFNSVVNIGCGPAEERLLLTGLHAVADIYCENCHTTLGWKYEQAFELSQKYKEGKYIIELSHMIKDNGWD